CCACTTTAATGAAAACTATTCTGTCGCATATTCTTCTTTGAACGATGCAATGAAGGCTATTCCAGCTCCTGCTGTGTCAGAAGAAGAATTACAACAATTATATGCTAGCGGAGAAAACGATGAAACCATCGATCATTTAATTGAAGTCTATTCTGCTGCTCAAACGGCAAAAGGGACATATGATAACGTAAAAGAAGTTTTTGATGCAGTAGAAACAACGTTAGATAAAACAAGTGGTTCTGTAAAAGAGATGAGTAGCGAATTAACTTCGATTGCAAAGGAGCTTTCAAGTTCCTTTGAACGTATGGAATCATTGGAAGCATTAAGTGAATTAGAGGAAGGTATTGGATTGCTTTCGGAGAATTATGGTGTGTTTCATTCAGGTTTAGTTTCTTATACCGACGGGATTTCTCAGCTTGCAAACTCCTACGATGAGATCGACTCAGGGTTTGGTGAACTTGTACAAGGGTCGTCTGAACTAGGAAGTGGGGTAGGTGAGCTTTATGACGGTACAGATGAATTGGCTTCTGAGACAAGTGATTTACCAGATCAGATGCAAGAAGAGGTCAATTCAATGATGGATGAATACGATCGATCTGATTTTGAGCCCATTTCGTTTGTGTCTCCGAAAAACACAAGTGTTGACTCAGTACAATTTATTTTCAAAACTGAATCAATTGAGCTTGAAGAGGAAATAATCACTGATGATGTAGAAGAAAACCCGGGGTTTTGGGAGAGGTTTAGAGATTTATTCTCTTAAGTTCGTAAAAGTAACGAATTAGAAGGTAGCTTTTAAGCTATCTTCTTTTTAAACTCGTAGTTTAATCAATGGAGTTATGCTTGTGGCAACTAAGGCTTTCGCCATTAGGACTTGGCGATAAGCCAAGTTTTGTTTAAGTGTTTTTTCAATTAAAATGTGAGATACCGTACAGGAAAAAGAGCAAAAGTCCACTTTGATCTTGTTACGATGGTTTATAACGGAATGAAACTGGCTCCTTTAAGTAAAGAACTAGTGAAAACGCTAAATATTATTATTATTTACAAATATATTTCGACCTGTTATTTTGAACCGAAGGTAAATGTTGATATAACAAGGTTCGTGAGCTAAAATCATCAATATAGGAAATTTCACCAACTTTTTTTGCCAAAATAGGGGAAAAAGTGATAAATTTACATAGAAATAAGCAAAAGTTGTTGAATTATTAGCTTTAATCGTTTAACATAAGCGTTGTTATCCTATTAATTGTGGGAAAACAAGTATAAAACGTTTACTTTTGTGAAAGAAAAGGAATAACGTTTATTGATATTATGGGAGGAGGTGAATGGTATGAATAAGACAGAACTTATCAATGCGGTTGCTGAACAAGCAGATCTTTCTAAAAAAGATGCTACTAGTGCCGTTGATGCCGTCTTTGAAGTCATCACTAGTTCTCTACAAAAACAAGAGAAAGTACAATTGATTGGATTCGGTAACTTCGAGGTTCGTGAACGTGCTGCCCGTAAAGGTCGTAACCCACAAACTGGTGAAGAAATCGAAATTCCAGCAAGCAATGTACCAGCGTTTAAGCCGGGTAAAGCCCTTAAAGATGCAGTTAAATAATCATACATAGAGGGCTATGAAAAGAACCACTGAGATGATGTGGTTCTTTTTTATGCCTTTTTTAAAATACCCTCTGTTTTCGTTCATTGTTGATAAATAATAAGTAATAGTTTTTGCAACCATTTGAAGAGCAAACGGCGTCGATGCCCAGAGCAAAGAAGACACCGTGAATGCAAGAGAAGAGATGCTTCGTAGAGAGATCGCACTTACCAAGAAGTGAAGCGAGAGGGATTTTAGTGAATGAATAACAAATATAAGTTTTCTATAATACACATCGCTTATTTTCAGTTGACCCATTAAATAGTAGCTTAAAACTTATGAACCGACATTGCTATAACACGTGTCATAGATACGATTGCCTTGTTTTCATGGACTTCGTGTGCTAGAATTTTTACGAACTGAAGAATAGGTTGAATGTATGATTGGAGGAAACAGCTTTGAACAATGTTGATCATGAGAAGATACAACAAGCAGTAACGATGATTTTAGAAGCAATTGGAGAAGATCCAAGTCGAGAAGGGTTAATGGATACACCAAAACGTGTCGCCCGTATGTATGAGGAAGTTTTCCAAGGGTTAAATCAAGATCCGAAAGAACACTTTGCGACAGTTTTTGGAGAAGATCATGAAGAGCTTGTGCTCGTTAAAGATATTCCATTTTATTCAATGTGTGAACATCACCTTGTCCCGTTTTATGGACATGCACATATCGGTTATATTCCACAAGGTGGAAAAGTTACGGGGCTAAGTAAACTAGCGCGAGCTGTTGAAGCTGTTTCAAAAAGACCTCAGTTACAAGAGCGTATTACTTCAACAATTGCAGATTCAATTGTTGAAACATTAGAGCCTTTAGGAGTAATTGTGGTTGTTGAAGCAGAACATATGTGCATGACCATGCGCGGCGTAAAAAAGCCAGGTTCTAAAACAGTCACATCAGCTGTACGTGGGGTATTTGAAAAAGATCAAGCATCAAGAGCTGAGGTACTGTCTCTAATTAAGAGTTAATGATAAAAAGGTATGGAGGGGGTGCGTTATGTCTCAATCAAATGATTATATTGTTATTAAAGCAAAAGAAGATGGTGTTAACGTAATTGGGCTAACACGAGGAACAGATACACGGTTTCATCATTCAGAAAAATTAGATCGACATGAAGTGATGATTGCACAGTTTACAGAACATACTTCTGCAATTAAGGTTCGTGGGAAAGCGACGATTCAAACAGCTCATGGAGAAATAGAGAGTGATGAATAAAAGCGGGGATCTCCTGCTTTTTCTTTTTTTATAAGACAGTCTATGTTTTTCTATTATTTCTTGAAAGGACAGTTGATGCAGGAAATTGTCATCAATTTTTCACAAGAACTGAGAAGGGTACAACTTTAATTGCTCATAAAGATGGATGGATGAAGGTTTAGGCGATTTTTCTAGTAATATATACAGAGAAAAATGTTCATAGATGATAGCGTACCTTAAGATTTTGTATTATAACGATAGATTTTGTGTAATTCCCATTCTTATGTGATTCATACAATTGTGGTATACTAATCTTATTCATAAACAGATATCTTTTAAATGTTTGTAGTAGAATTAAAGCGCTGGGGGACTTTCGGATGACTTCATTTATGAACAGCAGTGAAGAGCTTAATCAGATCATAGAAAACTTTTATTCATACATTAAACACCCATATCTTCAAAAGTTTATCGGTGATCCCGCCATTGATCGTGATCAAACGTATTTACTATATGAAATGTTAAAAGAAAAAGAACTTGATAACAATTACATAAGCAATTGTATTATTACAACAACTCTCGTACAAACAGCACTAAATACTCATGATTTGATCAGTGTAAATAAAACAAATAATAGTTCCTTACAAACAAAGAGACAATTAACAGTACTCGCTGGAGATTATTACAGTAGTTTATATTACTTTTTATTGTCAAAAGTGAATGATGTTTCGTTAATTCGAGTGTTAGCAAAGTCAATTCAAGAGATTAATGAATCAAAGATGAATGTATACAACGATGATTACCTAAGAGGTTGCCTACATGATCTACACACGATAGATTCATCTTTATTGCAAAACATCGCACATATGTTGCAAATGCCAGAATGGAAGAAAGTAGTAACAGAGTATTTCTTCTTAAAACGACTGATTATTGAAAGATTCGAATTGGTAAACTCGGGTGTGAAAGGGTTTGCAGCTGATGTGATGCTTAAAGAAGTAGATAGGAAATCGTTGTCAGAAACAAACCAACTCATTCATCAATTTGATCGACAAATTGAATTGTCAAAAGAAAAGTTATTAGATTTCACTAATAGTTCGACAAATATCGGGAGTTTCTTTCGATCAAGAGTTCATGAATTATTTGAAGAACATGGTATATACGAACATTCGGTAGTAGAGGAAGGGTAAAATATGGCACAATCAAAAGAAGAACGTGTACATCAAGTGTTTGAGTCAATCTATGATAATTACGATAAGATGAACTCTATTATTAGTTTCCAGCGCCATGTTGCATGGAGAAAAGATACAATGAAGCATATGGATGTTCAAGAAGGAACCTCGGCATTAGATATTTGTTGTGGGACAGCTGATTGGACAATTGCATTAGCAAAGGCTGTAGGTAGCGAAGGAAATGTAGTTGGTCTTGATTTTAGTAAAAACATGTTATCAATCGGCGAGAAAAAACTTGAAGATCATAATCTTCAGCAAGTAAAGTTAGTCCATGGAAATGCAATGGAACTACCGTTTGAAGATAATTCCTTCGATTACTTAACGATCGGTTTTGGCTTAAGGAATGTACCAGACTATAAAAAAGCATTATTAGAAATGCGCCGAGTTGTTAAACCAGGTGGATTAGTTGTTTGTTTAGAAACTTCTCAGCCAACAACGATCGGATTTAAGCAAATTTATTGGCTTTATTTTAAATATATTATGCCTCTTTTTGGTAAGGTTTTTGCAAAAAGTTATGATGAATATTCATGGCTCCAAGAATCAACGCAATCATTTCCAAACAAAGAAGAATTAAAAGCTATGTTTTTAGAAGCTGGTTTTCAGGATGTCACATATAAATCATACTCAGCAGGAGTAGCAGCTTCACATTTTGCTAAAAAGAATTGAAATGTCAAACAACTCGAGTAACGATTAAGTGAGGAATGACTATGAAAAAAGTACGAATCATTTTAGAAATGATAAAGTTTGAGCATACGATATTCGCACTACCTTTTGCATTTTTAGGTGCAGTATTGGGGAGCTTACTAATTGAGGGAAATTGGCCAACAATTAGTGAGTGGATATGGATCACATTAGCGATGGTCGGTGCAAGAAGTGCAGCGATGACTTTAAACAGGTTAATCGATGCAAAAATTGATAAGGCAAACCCAAGAACAGAAGAGCGAGCGATACCAGCAGGAAAGATATCTCCAACGGAATCAGTCGTTTTCATTATTGCTTCATTCGGTGTGCTATTCTTCTCTGCATTTCAATTAAATATGCTAGCGGTATATTTACTTCCTGTAGCTGTGTTCTTTTTAGTATTCTATTCTTATACGAAAAGGTTCACATGGCTTTGTCATGTTTTCTTAGGGATAACAATCGGTATTGCACCGCTAGGCGGTTGGGTCGGTGCAACGGGAACATTAACATGGGAAGCATTTGCTTTATTTGTCGCAGTCGCATTATGGACAGCCGGCTTTGACGTTATTTATGCGACACAAGATGCCGATTATGACAAAAAAGTTAAGCTACATTCTATTCCAAGTCGTTTTGGAATCGAGAAGGCCCTCCTATTTGCTAGAGGCTTCCATATTGTAAGTTTTGTTGCGATGGTATCGTTATTTTTTATCGCTCCATTAAGTTGGGTTTATTTAATCGGTGTCTTAATTGTTGGAGCAATTATGGTATATGAACACTCACTCGTATCTCCTAATGACTTATCTAAAGTGAATGTCGCATTTTTTACAATGAATGGTGTCATCAGTATGGTTATGCTAGCATTTACGATTGGAGATTTGCTTCTATGAGTAAGAATAGTCAAAAGATATTTACTGTAGGTATCACTGGTGCCAGCGGTGCAATATATGGTGTTCGACTCGTGAAAGCTCTACTTCATGAAGGGCATCGTGTACACTTATTATTAACAGGAGCTGCTTGGCAAGTGTTATATTACGAACTACAGGCAGACACTAGTAATGAAGATAAGTGTATAGTAGACGTATTTGGAGATCATGATGAACTCCATTATCATACGCAGCAAGACTTTGGCGCACCTATTGCTAGTGGCTCAGCAAAAAATGATGGGATGATTATTATCCCTTGTTCTATGGGTACACTCGCTAAGATTGCGAATGGGATATCAAGTAACTTATTAGAAAGAACCGCTGATGTCATGTTTAAAGAAAGAAGAAGGCTAATTATTGTACCTCGTGAAACACCATTACATTCAACACATTTAGAAAATATGAAAAAAATTAGTGATCAAGGTGGACAAATTGTTCCAGCGATGCCTGGTTTTTATCATAACCCTCAATCAATGGATGATTTAATCAACTTTGTTGTTGGTAAAGTTTTAGATCAGTTGGACGTAGATCACACTCTTTTCGAGCGCTGGGGTGATATGACATGAGCTTAGTTGTTGGGGAGATTAATTATACAAATATCCTTCCTTTGTTTTATTATTTAAATCGGGAGAAGTTAAGTAATCTAGGGTGTGAATTCATACCAAAAGTTCCTTCGCAGTTAAATGAAGGAATGGATAAAGGGGAGGTTCAGGTCGGGGGGATCTCGTCTTTTTCATTCGGTGAGCATTGGGATGAGTATCTAGTATTACCTGATTTGTCTGTATCAGCTCAAAATGAGGTTGGTTCGATCTTTTTATTTTCGAAAGTACCGATTACACAATTAGATGAACGCAGCATTGCTCTTACATCTAGTTCAGCAACATCTGTAAATCTATTGAAAATTATATTAAAGAAATTATATTCCTTAAATAATTCTTATGTAACGATGGAACCAAATTATGAGCAGATGATGGCCTCACATGACGCATGTTTATTAATTGGTGACGATGCGATTCGAACGGCACGACACCTACCTTCGTCTATTTATTGTTATGATTTAGGAGCTTTATGGTCACACTACACAGGGCTTCCAATGACATTTGCCGTTTTTGCCGTCCGAAAAGAAGCATGGCAGGAAAACGGTAAACTTTTAGAAGAACTTTATGACCAGTTTCAAAATAGCAAAAGGAAATCGATTCAAAATGATTTCCATGAGATGATTAAAAGTATTCAACTAAATATGGGGGGAGCCACCTCGTTTTGGAATGATTACTTTTCTGGGTTAAACTATGACTTAACGGATAAACATATCGAAGGATTGCACTTATATTATGACTTGGCTTATGAATTAGGACTCCTTAAAGAGAAAGTTCAGGAAATCAAATTATGGAATCCTAGTGGAT
The Bacillus shivajii DNA segment above includes these coding regions:
- a CDS encoding HU family DNA-binding protein; this translates as MNKTELINAVAEQADLSKKDATSAVDAVFEVITSSLQKQEKVQLIGFGNFEVRERAARKGRNPQTGEEIEIPASNVPAFKPGKALKDAVK
- the folE gene encoding GTP cyclohydrolase I FolE, whose amino-acid sequence is MILEAIGEDPSREGLMDTPKRVARMYEEVFQGLNQDPKEHFATVFGEDHEELVLVKDIPFYSMCEHHLVPFYGHAHIGYIPQGGKVTGLSKLARAVEAVSKRPQLQERITSTIADSIVETLEPLGVIVVVEAEHMCMTMRGVKKPGSKTVTSAVRGVFEKDQASRAEVLSLIKS
- the mtrB gene encoding trp RNA-binding attenuation protein MtrB; amino-acid sequence: MSQSNDYIVIKAKEDGVNVIGLTRGTDTRFHHSEKLDRHEVMIAQFTEHTSAIKVRGKATIQTAHGEIESDE
- a CDS encoding heptaprenyl diphosphate synthase component 1, whose translation is MTSFMNSSEELNQIIENFYSYIKHPYLQKFIGDPAIDRDQTYLLYEMLKEKELDNNYISNCIITTTLVQTALNTHDLISVNKTNNSSLQTKRQLTVLAGDYYSSLYYFLLSKVNDVSLIRVLAKSIQEINESKMNVYNDDYLRGCLHDLHTIDSSLLQNIAHMLQMPEWKKVVTEYFFLKRLIIERFELVNSGVKGFAADVMLKEVDRKSLSETNQLIHQFDRQIELSKEKLLDFTNSSTNIGSFFRSRVHELFEEHGIYEHSVVEEG
- a CDS encoding demethylmenaquinone methyltransferase, which encodes MAQSKEERVHQVFESIYDNYDKMNSIISFQRHVAWRKDTMKHMDVQEGTSALDICCGTADWTIALAKAVGSEGNVVGLDFSKNMLSIGEKKLEDHNLQQVKLVHGNAMELPFEDNSFDYLTIGFGLRNVPDYKKALLEMRRVVKPGGLVVCLETSQPTTIGFKQIYWLYFKYIMPLFGKVFAKSYDEYSWLQESTQSFPNKEELKAMFLEAGFQDVTYKSYSAGVAASHFAKKN
- a CDS encoding UbiA-like polyprenyltransferase; its protein translation is MTMKKVRIILEMIKFEHTIFALPFAFLGAVLGSLLIEGNWPTISEWIWITLAMVGARSAAMTLNRLIDAKIDKANPRTEERAIPAGKISPTESVVFIIASFGVLFFSAFQLNMLAVYLLPVAVFFLVFYSYTKRFTWLCHVFLGITIGIAPLGGWVGATGTLTWEAFALFVAVALWTAGFDVIYATQDADYDKKVKLHSIPSRFGIEKALLFARGFHIVSFVAMVSLFFIAPLSWVYLIGVLIVGAIMVYEHSLVSPNDLSKVNVAFFTMNGVISMVMLAFTIGDLLL
- a CDS encoding UbiX family flavin prenyltransferase, which translates into the protein MSKNSQKIFTVGITGASGAIYGVRLVKALLHEGHRVHLLLTGAAWQVLYYELQADTSNEDKCIVDVFGDHDELHYHTQQDFGAPIASGSAKNDGMIIIPCSMGTLAKIANGISSNLLERTADVMFKERRRLIIVPRETPLHSTHLENMKKISDQGGQIVPAMPGFYHNPQSMDDLINFVVGKVLDQLDVDHTLFERWGDMT
- a CDS encoding menaquinone biosynthetic enzyme MqnA/MqnD family protein; this translates as MSLVVGEINYTNILPLFYYLNREKLSNLGCEFIPKVPSQLNEGMDKGEVQVGGISSFSFGEHWDEYLVLPDLSVSAQNEVGSIFLFSKVPITQLDERSIALTSSSATSVNLLKIILKKLYSLNNSYVTMEPNYEQMMASHDACLLIGDDAIRTARHLPSSIYCYDLGALWSHYTGLPMTFAVFAVRKEAWQENGKLLEELYDQFQNSKRKSIQNDFHEMIKSIQLNMGGATSFWNDYFSGLNYDLTDKHIEGLHLYYDLAYELGLLKEKVQEIKLWNPSGYCQSV